Proteins encoded together in one Bacteroides ovatus window:
- a CDS encoding glycoside hydrolase family 18 has translation MNMRISIANIFTHLFLLLALLATASCSDWTDQKTVDIDPQHAKEQNPELWARYMEALRTYRQSKHFVTYGSFDNSAEKSKNEGDYLRSLPDSLDIVTPTHPESLTSYDCEDILLLQEKSIKVLYFVDYTAQMPTLTDAGKLGAWLDKVVAAASQLGMNGFAIKGTPLYGGTEAEQTARREAAKLIVSKLSTAVGDGKLLVFEGDPAFMDAADLNKLDYVVLNTATITSAVDLKLYVAGVIENFSIPKEKLLLSAKINEKLVDEEGEKLDAVTEMTNRVVSLGPVGGLAIYALGDDYYHTKMNYETSRLAIQIMNPSK, from the coding sequence ATGAATATGAGAATTTCCATTGCTAACATCTTCACTCATCTGTTCCTGTTGCTGGCATTGCTTGCTACCGCTTCGTGCAGCGACTGGACGGATCAGAAAACTGTTGATATTGATCCGCAGCATGCCAAAGAACAGAATCCTGAACTTTGGGCTCGTTACATGGAGGCACTGCGTACGTATAGGCAAAGCAAACACTTTGTCACTTACGGTAGTTTCGACAATAGTGCCGAAAAGTCGAAGAATGAAGGTGATTACCTCCGTTCATTGCCCGACTCATTGGACATCGTAACTCCGACGCATCCCGAAAGCCTGACCTCTTATGACTGTGAGGATATTCTCCTGTTACAGGAAAAGAGTATTAAGGTACTCTATTTTGTGGATTATACCGCTCAAATGCCTACCTTGACCGATGCTGGCAAACTGGGTGCTTGGTTGGATAAGGTCGTTGCTGCCGCTTCCCAGTTGGGTATGAATGGGTTTGCCATTAAAGGTACTCCTCTTTATGGAGGAACGGAGGCTGAACAGACTGCCCGTCGTGAAGCGGCCAAATTAATCGTTTCCAAGCTTTCTACTGCTGTAGGAGATGGCAAACTGTTGGTATTTGAAGGTGATCCTGCCTTTATGGATGCCGCAGATCTGAATAAGCTGGATTATGTAGTCTTGAACACTGCTACGATTACCTCTGCCGTAGATTTGAAACTCTATGTGGCAGGCGTGATAGAAAACTTCTCAATCCCTAAAGAGAAACTATTGCTCTCCGCCAAGATTAATGAAAAGCTAGTGGATGAAGAAGGTGAAAAACTGGACGCTGTTACCGAGATGACAAACCGTGTTGTTTCTTTGGGTCCTGTAGGCGGACTTGCTATCTATGCTTTGGGTGATGATTACTATCATACGAAGATGAATTATGAGACTAGTCGGCTAGCTATCCAAATAATGAACCCGTCCAAATAA
- a CDS encoding FecR family protein translates to MKNYFRQILTSFTKNHYSEMIRQNFYGWLTDKEHAVEKDKALKEIWTTARAMGEVPHVEKELERWKRNNGLHTASSVPVTPNRKIRILRLWQSVAAVLLVVAVSLGYLVMQAERTQNDLIQEFIPVAGMRHLSLPDGSQVQLNSKSTLLYPKQFTGKERCVYLVGEANFKVKPDKKHPFIVKSDDFQVTALGTEFNVSAYPENQEISTALLSGSVLVEWGNLTQRTVLQPDEQLTYDKENRQFRVVHPDMADVTAWQRGELVFNEMTVEDIIRVLERKYNYTFVYSLNQLKKDRLSFRFKDKAPLAEVMDIIVDVAGNLKFKIEGDKCYITRK, encoded by the coding sequence ATGAAGAATTATTTTCGGCAGATACTGACCTCGTTCACTAAGAATCATTATTCGGAAATGATCCGGCAGAATTTCTACGGATGGCTGACGGATAAGGAACATGCCGTAGAAAAAGACAAAGCTCTAAAAGAAATCTGGACGACAGCCCGCGCTATGGGCGAAGTGCCCCATGTGGAGAAGGAACTCGAACGGTGGAAACGGAACAACGGTCTTCACACGGCTTCTTCAGTCCCTGTAACCCCTAATCGCAAAATTCGTATATTGCGTCTTTGGCAATCCGTTGCGGCTGTGTTACTGGTGGTAGCCGTATCTCTTGGTTATCTGGTGATGCAGGCGGAGAGAACGCAGAATGACCTTATACAGGAATTCATTCCAGTGGCGGGGATGCGGCATCTTTCTCTTCCGGATGGCAGCCAGGTTCAGTTGAATTCAAAAAGTACTTTGTTATATCCGAAACAGTTTACTGGGAAAGAGCGGTGTGTTTACTTGGTTGGTGAAGCCAATTTTAAAGTGAAGCCTGACAAGAAGCATCCTTTCATTGTAAAGTCGGATGATTTTCAGGTAACTGCTTTGGGAACGGAATTCAATGTCAGTGCCTATCCGGAGAATCAGGAAATCAGTACAGCATTGCTGTCGGGCAGTGTATTGGTAGAGTGGGGAAATCTGACCCAGCGGACCGTATTGCAGCCTGACGAACAGTTGACGTATGACAAAGAGAACCGTCAGTTTCGGGTAGTGCATCCCGATATGGCAGATGTCACCGCTTGGCAGCGGGGCGAACTGGTTTTCAATGAAATGACCGTAGAAGATATTATACGTGTACTGGAACGAAAATACAATTATACGTTTGTCTACAGCTTGAACCAGCTGAAGAAAGATCGTTTGAGTTTCCGGTTCAAGGATAAGGCACCTTTAGCAGAAGTCATGGATATCATTGTCGATGTGGCGGGCAATTTGAAATTCAAGATAGAAGGAGATAAGTGCTATATTACACGGAAATAA
- a CDS encoding RagB/SusD family nutrient uptake outer membrane protein — translation MKQVKSFLKIFSLGLLLVGGAACTGNFDEINRKEYEVTKDEQGRENYNIGSTLRGLQGLVVPTKEHLYQFIEALAAGPFAGYYGTTLVRTDKFETYNPSVDWQDKTYGDIFTESYPLYRDLQDQSDDPVALALAKLLRVAIMHRMTDMYGPIPYSKVIDEQGSVSLNVPYDSQEAVYKQMLKELDEVSSVLKENLTIGSEAFRKFDDVYYGDVSKWYKFANSLKLRMAIRMVYVDPTTAQQVAQDAVDAGVITDNADNAEMKVEENRAAMVFNGWSDHRMGADLLCYMNGYQDPRREKMFTQVEITETVGGKPTKVSGFAGIRIGIDVVNKESVIDRYSKPIISTASPYPWMNAAEVTFLRAEGALRGWAMGGDAKSLYEEAIALSFEQYGLPATDALSYAANASNTPQAYTDPVDGTYSAGAVSNLTVAWQEGDEYAEKNLERIITQKWIAMFPSTVEAWSEYRRTDYPHLLPVVVNNSGGTIDDTKAKIRRLWYPPSEYSGNRQYILEAVGMLGGPDNGATSLWWDKKPRP, via the coding sequence ATGAAACAAGTGAAATCTTTCTTAAAGATATTCTCCCTGGGACTTCTGCTGGTGGGCGGAGCAGCCTGTACGGGCAACTTCGATGAAATCAACCGCAAGGAGTACGAAGTGACCAAGGATGAGCAGGGACGCGAAAACTACAATATAGGCTCTACCCTGCGAGGTTTGCAAGGGTTGGTGGTACCTACTAAAGAGCATCTTTATCAGTTTATCGAGGCTTTGGCGGCAGGTCCGTTTGCCGGGTATTATGGGACTACGCTCGTGCGTACCGATAAATTTGAAACTTATAACCCGTCTGTTGACTGGCAGGATAAGACGTATGGTGATATTTTTACCGAATCTTATCCGCTTTACCGCGATTTGCAGGATCAGAGTGATGATCCTGTGGCACTGGCTCTTGCCAAATTGCTGCGGGTAGCTATTATGCACCGTATGACGGATATGTATGGTCCCATTCCTTATAGCAAGGTGATAGACGAGCAGGGTAGTGTTTCGCTTAATGTGCCCTATGATTCGCAGGAAGCTGTTTACAAACAAATGCTGAAGGAACTTGATGAAGTGAGTTCCGTGTTGAAGGAAAATCTTACGATAGGTTCTGAAGCATTCCGTAAGTTTGACGATGTTTATTACGGTGACGTCAGCAAGTGGTATAAATTTGCCAATTCCCTGAAGTTGCGTATGGCTATCCGCATGGTGTATGTTGATCCTACTACGGCACAACAAGTGGCACAGGATGCCGTAGATGCAGGGGTTATCACGGACAATGCCGATAATGCCGAAATGAAGGTGGAGGAAAACCGTGCCGCTATGGTTTTCAACGGCTGGTCCGACCATCGGATGGGTGCCGACTTGCTTTGTTACATGAACGGGTATCAGGACCCTCGACGGGAGAAGATGTTCACTCAAGTGGAAATCACGGAAACAGTTGGTGGTAAGCCGACGAAAGTGTCCGGCTTTGCCGGTATTCGTATCGGTATTGATGTGGTGAACAAGGAAAGCGTGATAGACCGTTATAGCAAACCGATTATATCTACTGCCAGTCCTTATCCGTGGATGAATGCGGCAGAAGTCACTTTCCTGCGTGCCGAAGGTGCATTGCGTGGCTGGGCGATGGGAGGCGATGCCAAGAGCCTATATGAAGAAGCAATTGCTCTTTCTTTTGAACAGTACGGACTTCCTGCCACGGATGCTCTTTCTTATGCTGCCAATGCTTCCAACACACCGCAGGCTTACACTGACCCTGTGGATGGAACTTATTCAGCCGGAGCCGTTAGCAACCTTACTGTTGCCTGGCAAGAGGGTGATGAATATGCCGAGAAGAATCTGGAGCGTATCATTACCCAGAAATGGATTGCTATGTTTCCTTCTACGGTAGAGGCATGGAGCGAATATCGTCGCACGGATTATCCTCATTTATTGCCTGTGGTAGTGAACAATAGCGGTGGTACTATTGACGATACGAAAGCTAAAATACGTCGCCTGTGGTATCCGCCCAGCGAATATTCCGGTAACCGGCAGTATATTCTGGAGGCCGTCGGTATGTTGGGTGGCCCTGATAATGGCGCTACTTCTCTTTGGTGGGACAAGAAACCGAGACCGTAG
- a CDS encoding TonB-dependent receptor, protein MLQNYTFIADKRGVRRSFLLFFSLFLLQVTAFAQNDVRITIRENNITVIEALKKVEKQSGLSIGYNNSLLRDKPALNLNLDKAGLDYSLSTILKGTGCTYELKGKYIKIIPQPAQEKPSSDKQIKGKVTDETGEPLIGVNIQVQGSASGVITDIEGRYSIEAPVGSTLNFTYIGYTPQNVKVTDRSVYNVTLATAVEQLNEVVVTALGIKREQKALSYNVQQVKADEISGIKDANFINSLNGKVAGVTINSSSSGVGGASKVVMRGAKSIEQSSNALYVIDGIPMYNFGGGGGMEFDSRGATESIADINPDDIESISVLTGAAAAALYGSNAANGAIVITTKRGQVGKLQVTVNSNTEFARPFVLPEFQNRYGTGSRGKDGGSTILSWGAKLNDASRTNYEPKDFFDTGLIFTNSVTLSTGTEKNQTFFSVASVNSEGIVPNNRYNRFNFTFRNTTNFLNDRMKLDIGASYIIQNDRNMTNQGIYSNPIVPVYLFPRGDDFGLVKVFERWDPARKINTMFWPQGEGDYRMQNPYWIAYRNLRLNQKKRYMLSAQLSYDITDWLNISGRVRVDNTHTKYEQKLYASSNLTITEESTQGHYTISKPDETQTYADVLANINKRFNDFSLVANVGASIVNNRYEDLSYRGPIREKGIPNVFNVFDLDNTKKKARQDEWQEQTQSVFASVEVGWKSMLYLTLTGRNDWASQLANSSTPCFFYPSVGLSGVISEMLTLPEFIDYMKVRGSFSSVGMPYPRNLTSPTYEYDEANQQWKPKTHYPIKDLKPERTNSWELGLDMRLFKDFSLGFSWYLANTFNQTFDPKVSVSSGYSKIYLQTGYVRNSGVELSLGYGHTWNNHLHWESNFTLSHNKNTIKDLVTSYIHPETGLPITQNRLDVGGLGKARFILKKGGTLGDLYTQSDLKRDNSGMVEIDPSGALTTEDNLPDIKLGSVFPKANLAWNNRFEWRGISLSALFTARIGGIAYSATQAAMDQYGVSERSAQARDNGGVLLNGRTLVDAQTYYSLIGNSSGLPQYYTYSATNVRLQEASVGYTIPRKWLGGVCDINVSVVGRNLWMIYCRAPFDPEAVANTGNYYQGIDNFMLPSTRNIGVNVKINF, encoded by the coding sequence ATGCTACAAAATTACACATTTATAGCGGATAAGCGAGGCGTAAGAAGAAGTTTTCTACTCTTTTTCAGTTTATTTTTGCTACAAGTAACAGCTTTTGCTCAAAATGACGTGCGGATTACCATCCGTGAGAACAATATTACCGTCATTGAAGCATTGAAGAAAGTGGAAAAGCAGTCGGGATTATCCATTGGGTACAATAACTCGCTGCTGCGTGACAAACCTGCCCTCAATCTCAATCTGGATAAAGCCGGATTGGATTATTCTCTCTCTACCATTTTGAAAGGTACAGGCTGCACCTACGAATTGAAAGGTAAATACATCAAGATTATTCCTCAACCGGCACAGGAAAAGCCATCTTCCGATAAACAAATCAAAGGAAAAGTGACAGACGAAACGGGTGAGCCGCTTATCGGTGTCAATATTCAGGTGCAGGGTTCTGCCAGTGGAGTTATTACGGACATTGAAGGACGTTATTCTATCGAAGCTCCGGTGGGTAGCACGCTCAATTTTACCTATATAGGCTATACTCCTCAAAATGTGAAAGTCACAGATCGGAGCGTGTATAATGTGACGCTTGCCACTGCCGTGGAGCAACTCAACGAAGTAGTCGTGACTGCCCTTGGTATCAAGCGTGAACAGAAAGCATTGAGCTACAACGTGCAACAGGTGAAAGCGGACGAAATCTCCGGCATTAAAGATGCTAATTTCATCAACAGCCTGAATGGCAAGGTGGCAGGTGTTACTATCAACAGCAGTTCTTCCGGTGTAGGTGGAGCCAGCAAGGTAGTGATGCGTGGTGCGAAATCTATCGAACAAAGCAGTAATGCGCTTTACGTCATCGACGGTATACCGATGTATAACTTCGGTGGCGGTGGTGGAATGGAATTCGACTCACGGGGTGCTACGGAGAGCATTGCCGACATTAATCCGGACGACATCGAAAGTATCTCCGTATTGACGGGTGCCGCAGCAGCTGCACTCTACGGTAGTAATGCTGCCAATGGTGCGATTGTTATTACTACCAAGCGCGGACAAGTAGGCAAGTTGCAAGTGACGGTGAACAGCAATACCGAGTTTGCCCGTCCTTTCGTGCTTCCTGAATTCCAAAACCGCTACGGGACGGGAAGCCGTGGGAAAGACGGAGGTTCTACCATCCTTAGCTGGGGAGCGAAGTTGAATGACGCCTCCCGCACCAATTATGAACCGAAAGATTTCTTTGATACAGGACTGATCTTCACCAATTCTGTCACCCTTTCTACCGGTACGGAGAAGAACCAGACCTTCTTTTCGGTGGCGTCGGTCAACTCCGAGGGCATTGTTCCCAACAATCGTTATAACCGTTTTAATTTTACTTTCCGTAATACGACGAATTTCCTGAACGATCGGATGAAACTTGACATAGGAGCCAGCTACATCATTCAGAACGACCGCAACATGACGAATCAGGGGATTTATTCCAATCCCATTGTGCCCGTTTATCTGTTCCCGCGTGGCGATGACTTCGGACTTGTCAAGGTGTTCGAACGTTGGGATCCGGCACGCAAAATCAATACGATGTTCTGGCCGCAAGGAGAAGGTGACTACCGTATGCAGAATCCTTATTGGATTGCTTACCGTAATCTGCGTCTGAATCAGAAGAAGCGTTATATGCTGTCTGCTCAATTGAGTTATGACATTACCGACTGGTTGAATATATCAGGACGTGTACGTGTGGACAACACGCACACCAAGTATGAACAGAAGCTCTATGCCAGCTCCAACCTTACAATTACGGAAGAGAGTACGCAGGGACACTATACCATCTCCAAGCCCGACGAAACACAAACGTATGCCGACGTGCTTGCCAACATCAACAAGCGTTTTAATGACTTCTCACTGGTGGCAAACGTGGGTGCCAGCATTGTGAACAACAGATACGAAGATTTGAGTTATCGTGGCCCGATTCGTGAAAAGGGAATACCGAACGTGTTCAATGTGTTCGACCTCGACAACACAAAGAAGAAAGCCCGTCAGGACGAATGGCAGGAACAGACGCAATCAGTCTTCGCCAGTGTGGAAGTGGGATGGAAGAGTATGCTCTATCTTACACTGACCGGGCGAAACGACTGGGCTTCGCAACTTGCCAATTCTTCTACACCTTGTTTCTTCTACCCGTCCGTAGGACTTTCGGGGGTTATCTCCGAAATGCTGACTTTGCCGGAATTTATCGACTATATGAAGGTCCGTGGCTCTTTCAGTTCCGTTGGTATGCCTTATCCCCGTAATCTGACATCGCCCACTTACGAATACGATGAGGCTAACCAGCAATGGAAGCCCAAGACACACTATCCTATCAAGGACTTGAAGCCCGAGCGTACCAACTCGTGGGAATTGGGACTGGATATGCGTCTTTTCAAGGATTTCAGCCTCGGCTTTTCATGGTACTTGGCAAATACTTTCAACCAAACCTTCGACCCGAAAGTTTCCGTATCTTCCGGTTATAGCAAGATTTATTTGCAGACAGGATATGTGCGTAATTCCGGTGTGGAACTCTCATTGGGTTATGGACATACCTGGAACAACCATTTGCACTGGGAAAGTAATTTCACTCTCTCTCACAACAAGAATACGATAAAAGACTTGGTGACCAGCTATATTCATCCCGAAACGGGATTGCCTATCACACAGAATCGCTTGGATGTAGGCGGACTGGGTAAAGCACGATTCATCCTGAAGAAAGGGGGTACGTTGGGTGATCTTTACACACAGAGTGACTTGAAACGGGACAATAGTGGCATGGTAGAGATCGATCCTTCCGGTGCGCTGACTACGGAAGATAACCTGCCGGACATTAAGCTGGGTAGTGTATTCCCGAAAGCTAATCTGGCATGGAATAACCGCTTCGAATGGCGTGGTATCAGTCTAAGCGCACTCTTTACAGCACGTATCGGAGGTATTGCTTATTCTGCCACACAGGCGGCAATGGATCAGTATGGAGTGTCCGAACGTTCGGCTCAAGCCCGTGACAACGGTGGTGTGTTGCTCAACGGACGTACTCTTGTGGATGCGCAAACGTATTATAGCCTCATCGGAAACAGTAGCGGATTGCCGCAGTATTACACTTACAGTGCTACGAACGTGCGTCTGCAAGAAGCCAGTGTGGGTTATACCATTCCCCGCAAATGGCTGGGAGGTGTGTGTGACATCAATGTCTCTGTGGTAGGTCGTAACCTTTGGATGATTTACTGTCGTGCACCTTTCGATCCTGAAGCGGTGGCGAATACCGGTAATTATTATCAAGGCATTGATAACTTCATGTTGCCGAGTACCCGTAATATCGGCGTGAATGTGAAAATAAACTTTTAA
- a CDS encoding DUF2723 domain-containing protein: MKQYRTVNNLMGWLTFIIAATVYCLTIEPTASFWDCPEFITTGYKLEVGHPPGAPFFMLVANLFSQFASDVTTVAKMVNYMSALMSGACILFLFWSITHLVRKLIITDENNITKGQLITVMGSGLIGALVYTFSDTFWFSAVEGEVYAFSSLFTAVVFWLILKWEDVADQPHSDRWIILIAYLTGLSIGVHLLNLLCLPAIVLVYYYKKTPNATAKGSLIALLGSMVLVAAVLYGIVPGIVKVGGWFELLFVNGLGMSFNSGVVVYIILLAAALIWGVYESYTEKNKARMAISFILTIALLGIPFYGHGASSIIIGILVIAALGLYLAPSVQAKIKERWRITARTMNTALLCTMMIVIGYSSYALIVIRSTANTPMDQNSPEDIFTLGEYLGREQYGTRPLFYGPAFSSKVALDVKDGYCIPRQSEAGSKFVRKEKTSPDEKDSYIELPGRVEYEYAQNMLFPRMYSSSHAPLYKQWVDIKGYDVPYDQCGEMVMVNMPTQWENIKFFFSYQLNFMYWRYFMWNFAGRQNDIQGSGEIEHGNWITGIPFIDNLLVGNQELLPQDLKNNKGHNVFYCLPLILGLIGLFWQAYHSQRGIQQFWVVFFLFFMTGIAIVLYLNQTPAQPRERDYAYAGSFYAFAIWVGMGVAGIIRMLRDYAKMQELPAAVLASVLCLFVPIQMAGQTWDDHDRSGRFVARDFGQNYLMTLQEEGNPIIYTNGDNDTFPLWYNQETEGFRTDARTCNLSYLQTDWYIDQMKRPAYDSPSLPITWDRVEYVEGQNEYISIRPEMKALIDSYFKQANELAAQGDTTILSLVHSIFGENPYELKEIINRWMLGKNDQLKELLKKTGKEIQLPLIPTDSIVMKIDKEAVRRSGMKIPEALGDSIPEYMTITLRDANGNPKRALYKSELMMLEMLANANWERPIYMAITVGSENHLGMGNHFTQEGLAYRFTPFDTDKLDSKIDSEKMYDNLMNKFKFGGIDKPGIYIDENVMRMCYTHRRIFTQLVGQLIKEGKKDKALAALDYAEKMIPTINVPYDWANGAFQMAESYYQLGQNEKANKIIDELANKSLEYMIWYLSLNDNQLAIASENFVYNASLLDAEVRLMEKYKSEELAKHYSTQLDQLYNEYVTRMKGK, encoded by the coding sequence ATGAAACAGTACAGAACCGTAAACAACCTTATGGGTTGGCTTACATTCATCATTGCGGCAACCGTCTACTGCCTGACAATAGAACCGACCGCAAGTTTCTGGGATTGCCCGGAGTTCATAACCACCGGCTATAAACTGGAAGTCGGTCACCCGCCCGGCGCACCTTTCTTCATGCTAGTGGCAAATCTGTTTTCTCAATTTGCTTCCGACGTAACAACTGTTGCTAAAATGGTGAATTACATGAGTGCCCTCATGAGTGGCGCCTGTATCCTGTTCCTTTTCTGGAGCATCACCCACCTGGTACGCAAACTGATTATCACTGACGAAAACAATATCACCAAAGGACAGCTTATCACAGTGATGGGTAGCGGACTGATCGGTGCACTGGTTTATACATTCAGTGACACATTCTGGTTCTCGGCCGTGGAAGGTGAAGTATATGCCTTCTCCTCCCTCTTTACCGCTGTTGTTTTCTGGTTGATTCTGAAATGGGAAGACGTAGCCGACCAGCCGCACAGCGACCGTTGGATTATCCTCATCGCCTATCTGACGGGATTGAGTATCGGTGTTCACTTGCTGAACTTGCTTTGTCTGCCCGCCATCGTACTGGTATACTATTACAAGAAAACTCCAAACGCTACCGCCAAAGGTTCGTTAATTGCGCTATTAGGTTCAATGGTACTCGTTGCAGCCGTGCTTTACGGCATCGTACCGGGTATCGTGAAAGTAGGCGGCTGGTTTGAACTGTTGTTCGTCAACGGACTCGGAATGTCATTCAATTCGGGCGTAGTGGTTTATATCATTCTGCTTGCAGCCGCTCTGATCTGGGGTGTATACGAAAGTTACACCGAAAAGAACAAAGCGCGCATGGCTATCTCCTTTATCCTGACGATCGCTTTGCTGGGTATCCCATTCTACGGACACGGAGCCAGCAGTATCATCATCGGTATTTTGGTTATTGCCGCACTGGGACTTTATCTTGCTCCGAGTGTACAGGCTAAAATCAAAGAGAGATGGCGTATCACCGCCCGCACCATGAACACAGCATTACTGTGCACCATGATGATCGTAATCGGGTATTCTTCTTACGCACTGATCGTTATCCGTTCTACTGCCAACACTCCGATGGATCAAAACTCACCGGAGGATATATTCACCCTGGGCGAATACCTCGGTCGTGAACAATACGGAACCCGTCCGCTCTTCTACGGCCCTGCTTTCTCTTCGAAAGTGGCACTTGACGTAAAAGACGGCTATTGTATTCCGCGCCAATCGGAAGCAGGAAGTAAGTTTGTCCGCAAGGAAAAGACTTCGCCCGACGAAAAAGACTCTTATATCGAACTTCCCGGACGTGTGGAATACGAATATGCACAGAATATGCTTTTCCCGCGTATGTACAGTTCGTCACACGCACCGCTCTACAAACAATGGGTAGACATCAAGGGATATGACGTTCCTTACGACCAGTGTGGAGAGATGGTGATGGTAAACATGCCTACCCAATGGGAAAATATCAAATTCTTCTTCTCCTACCAGCTAAACTTCATGTACTGGCGTTACTTCATGTGGAACTTTGCCGGACGGCAGAATGACATACAGGGTAGCGGAGAAATTGAGCACGGCAACTGGATCACCGGTATTCCGTTTATCGACAACCTACTGGTAGGTAACCAGGAATTGCTTCCGCAAGATCTCAAAAACAATAAAGGTCATAATGTATTCTACTGTCTGCCGCTGATTCTCGGCTTAATCGGACTCTTCTGGCAGGCTTACCATAGCCAGCGAGGTATCCAGCAATTCTGGGTGGTATTCTTCCTGTTCTTTATGACAGGTATCGCTATCGTGCTCTACCTCAACCAAACTCCTGCACAACCCCGTGAACGAGACTATGCGTATGCCGGTTCGTTCTATGCCTTTGCCATCTGGGTAGGTATGGGAGTGGCAGGTATCATCCGCATGTTGCGAGATTATGCCAAGATGCAGGAACTTCCGGCAGCCGTTCTGGCTTCAGTGCTCTGTTTGTTCGTCCCCATCCAGATGGCGGGACAGACATGGGATGACCACGACCGCAGCGGACGCTTCGTTGCCCGCGACTTCGGACAGAACTACCTGATGACTTTGCAGGAAGAAGGCAACCCGATTATCTACACCAATGGTGATAACGATACCTTCCCATTGTGGTACAATCAGGAAACGGAAGGTTTCCGTACGGATGCCCGCACCTGTAACTTAAGTTACCTGCAAACAGACTGGTATATAGACCAGATGAAACGTCCGGCCTACGATTCTCCGTCACTCCCTATCACTTGGGACCGTGTGGAATACGTGGAAGGACAAAACGAATATATCTCTATCCGTCCGGAAATGAAAGCTCTTATCGACAGCTATTTCAAACAGGCAAACGAACTGGCTGCACAGGGAGACACTACCATATTGTCGCTCGTTCACTCCATCTTCGGTGAGAATCCTTATGAACTGAAGGAAATCATCAACCGCTGGATGCTTGGCAAGAACGACCAATTGAAAGAACTTCTCAAGAAGACAGGAAAAGAGATACAACTTCCGCTCATCCCTACGGACAGCATCGTCATGAAGATAGATAAGGAAGCCGTACGCCGCTCCGGCATGAAAATACCGGAAGCTCTGGGCGACTCTATCCCCGAATACATGACAATCACCCTTAGAGACGCCAACGGCAACCCGAAACGCGCCCTCTACAAGAGTGAGCTGATGATGCTCGAAATGCTTGCCAACGCTAACTGGGAACGTCCTATCTATATGGCAATCACCGTAGGAAGCGAAAACCATCTGGGCATGGGCAACCACTTCACACAGGAGGGTCTCGCCTACCGCTTCACTCCGTTCGATACGGACAAACTGGACAGCAAGATCGACAGTGAAAAGATGTACGACAACCTGATGAACAAGTTCAAGTTCGGCGGTATCGACAAGCCGGGTATCTACATCGACGAGAACGTGATGCGTATGTGCTACACGCACCGCCGTATCTTCACGCAGCTCGTAGGACAGCTTATCAAAGAAGGTAAGAAGGACAAGGCACTCGCTGCACTCGATTACGCCGAAAAGATGATTCCGACAATCAACGTACCGTATGACTGGGCAAATGGCGCCTTCCAAATGGCAGAGTCTTATTATCAACTGGGACAGAACGAGAAAGCCAACAAGATTATCGACGAGCTTGCCAACAAGTCGCTCGAATACATGATCTGGTATCTTAGCCTGAACGATAACCAGCTTGCCATTGCCAGCGAAAACTTCGTGTACAACGCCAGTTTGCTTGACGCCGAAGTCCGCCTAATGGAAAAATACAAATCAGAAGAACTCGCAAAACATTACTCTACGCAACTCGATCAGCTATACAACGAGTACGTGACGAGAATGAAAGGGAAATAA
- a CDS encoding RNA polymerase sigma-70 factor — translation MDKDITLEQEFDLVFKAHYSLVKNFALMLLKSGQDADDIAQDVFTRLWAKPQIWQDNPGIDKYIYAMTKHAIFDFLKHKRIERSYQQAQMEESLFKDLSPSGDTLDAIYYKEIQLALQMAVEQFPERRRLIFEMSRIQGMSHLEIAEKLDISVRTVERQIYLSLVELKKIVFILFFLHFI, via the coding sequence ATGGACAAAGACATAACACTGGAACAAGAATTCGATCTGGTCTTCAAGGCACATTATTCGCTGGTGAAGAATTTCGCATTGATGCTCCTTAAATCGGGGCAGGACGCGGATGATATAGCACAGGACGTTTTCACGCGACTATGGGCCAAACCGCAGATTTGGCAGGATAACCCCGGGATAGATAAATATATCTATGCTATGACCAAACATGCCATTTTTGATTTTCTCAAGCATAAGCGCATAGAACGGTCTTACCAACAGGCACAGATGGAAGAAAGTCTTTTCAAGGATTTGTCTCCGTCGGGTGATACACTGGACGCTATCTATTATAAAGAAATACAATTAGCTCTGCAAATGGCTGTCGAACAGTTCCCCGAGCGTCGCCGATTGATTTTTGAAATGAGCCGCATCCAGGGAATGAGTCATCTGGAAATAGCGGAAAAGCTTGATATTTCAGTGCGTACCGTAGAGCGTCAAATCTATCTTTCCCTAGTTGAATTAAAAAAAATCGTATTTATTTTATTTTTTCTTCATTTCATTTGA